Genomic DNA from Setaria italica strain Yugu1 chromosome V, Setaria_italica_v2.0, whole genome shotgun sequence:
ATCCTGCTTTTAAGTATGAGTTTGCCAAGGTTTTTATACGCTACTACCCTGTCACATTTGGTGAAGTTATCAAAGGGTGCAATGATTCGCTACTGGAGGAGTATCCACTGATGCCAACTTTCTCTGTGCAAATATTCACAGTACCTACACTAACTACAAGGCTTGTGCATGAGGTTAATTTGTTGGGTGTTCTTCTTGGATGCTTGACAGATCTGTTTCTTTCTTGCATTGGTGAGGATGGTCGTTTACAGGTATGCTCATGTCTTCTTTTTATGATTTGAAGAGTTTGATGTTTATGCTGaactattttctggtatatggatGTAAATGTTAGGCTGACCATAAGACCTTACGCCAGGAGTCTATCAATGTTGTTATAACGATATGTCATCTGGATGCCTAGTATCTTAAATTGCACAGAAAAAAAAGACTAGTAGAATTGCCACTTTGATATCTGGGAATGGATGAATGATAAACATTTCTGGACAATACCCTTGTTGGTTtctgttaattttttttagaagtGGCATTGAAGTGCGAAAATATTTATAGATAATACTGATTGACTGGTAGTCTTATGCCATTGTATATATCAACTCAGTGCATACACATACAATGCCACTTTACTTTCATATGGTTACGGGAGACCCTTTTCACCTTGTTATTTGCAGACAAACAAATGGGGAAACTTATTTGACGCTTCTGTTCGATTATTGGATGATACACGCTATGTCTTGAGTCATGAGGAAGTTTCTAAGTATGTTGCTTATGAGAGGCCTGATCTAACAAGGTCATGGATTAAGCTCTTATCACTTGTGCAAGGTATGGATCCTCAGAAGAGAGTGACAAGTATTCATGCTGAAGATGAAAATGAACATCTATCTGCACCTTTCGTGCTGGGGCACTATTTTGGAATTGTCCAGAACCTTCTGATAAAGGGTGCATTTTCTCCTCCTGATCAACATGAATCAACTGATGTTACTGTTTGCTCCTCTGCGATAAACGGCATGGAGAGTGCTGAAAATCAACGGCATGCAAAAGTTGGAAGGGTCTCCCAGGAGAGCTCAGTATCCAATTTAAGCATCCGAGACAGTTCTTTGAGTTGTGGTTTGCCGTCACCTGCTGCCTGGTTAATTCTTCAATGCCTGAAAGCTATTGAAAGTTGGTTGGAACCTGACATAGCTCTGAGGAGCAAGCTGTCATCCCTTGATCCTAGCAGCAGCGATTCTCGTAATTTTATGGCTTCGCCTGAAGATCGGActtctgataagggaaccagttCAAATACAAATATAGGCGTGATGGGTGTCAAGATAAATGAAGGATCACAACCAGATGGTACTGCAGATTATCGTGATGTATCTAGTTCTCCTGTTCATGGTAATTGCGACAGGATGCAGATTGACCAAGAAGAGATACCTTCAGCTAGTAACAGGACAGGCAAAGGGAAGATGCATGACAGCAGCAACACTACAGATATAGAGTTGCACCCTGAGAATGCCATTACTTATACTCTGACTGACGGTAGCCTTTTGCACGCTCATCCTGATTCAAGAATCGAGGAACTAGGAATACTCAACACAAGAGGTTGGCCTCATGTTATCTTTGACGTCAGTTCACAAGAAACTTctttccatatccctttgcacCGTATGCTTTCATTGCTGTTGCGGAAGGCGATGAAGAAATGTTTTGGAGAGGATGCCAGGCCAGATGAACATTCAGTTGTGCAATCCTGTGAGTTCTTTTCTCAGGTACTTAGAGGTTGTGAGCCTTATGGGTTTGCTTCGATTGTGATGGAGCATCCACTGAGAGTCAGAGTATTTTGTGCACAAGTGCGTGCTGGAATGTGGCGTAAGAATGGTGATGCAGCTATACTGAGTGCTGAGTGGTACCGCTCTGTGCAATGGTAATTTCATACTGATCTCATGTTGATTCACTGTTCAAATAATGGTGCTAAGGTTATCTTGTTACCCCTATTTCCAGGCTTGAACAAGGTCTGGAGTCAGATCTGTTTCTTCTTCAATGCTGTGCTGCACTATCTTCTCCAGAGTTCTTTGTACGAACAATTCAAGAGCGATTTGGTTTGTCCAGTTATACATCTTTGGATCTTGCGGAACAGAATGAGTAAGCCCTAATATATGCTTGTCAACTTCTGTTTCTTTCTAGTATTGCTTCTTCAATTTCTTGCACTACCTTACCTATATATGTAGCTTTGTGGGTTTGGCGCAGTCACTTTTTTGTTTCCACCGGTATCTACCAATAAAAGTTACAATGGTGACAAAAGTTAAAATGATTCTTCCCACCTTCCAGCATTACTTCTCTGACTACGTATTGCTCATTTTATCTTTTGGTTCCCATCAGTAGATTTTATCTGTCATCacaaataaggaaaaaaaatagccatTTTCATTTCTTTGTGCCTTTGCTTGGCAAGAAAGTAAGGTGCCATTCACTCCGTTCTGTTATAAATAAGTCCCAGTTTCTGTGAAAGCCCAATATTATAGGTCCATTTATAGCAGCTACTCCCTTCTTGTATGAAGTCATAGAATCTGTGCCATCAGACTTTCTAAAGTTCAATTGCCAATTTGTTTAAAACCACACTATATCAAAACGCTTTCACAAAATTATAACGTTATTAGTATCAATTGACGAAGTTAGGGAAGTAGCAGTCAAAGTCATGTGTCCGATACCGCAAGAACCAAGAAGTAAAAAAGTGTGATTCataaaaagaaaggagagagcATTTAGTTCTATCCAAATTTATCAAAGACAACAAAGTTTTAAGTATTTGGTCAAAACTAGCTTTGTTCAATTTGAGCTCCATAATCCATGAGATCCAGTCATGGCCTAGGGAAATATTGTTTGCATGCTTGCCTTTTGCCTTCTCTATCGTCCCTTCACTGTTTTCACAGTTATTCAGACTAATTTCTTACTGAAAATTTTCTCACAAAATTTAAGAATTATTTTATGCCACATGTAGGTTCTGACAGTATGTTGCTTTCAGGTATGAGTCAGTTCTAATGCAGGAAATGCTAACTTTTCTTATACAATTGGTTAAAGAACGCCGTTTTTGTGGGCTTTCCACAGCAGACAACTTGAAGAGGGAATTGATTTATAAGTTAGCTATTGGAGATGCCACTCATAGCCAGATTGTGAAGTCTCTTCCTCGCGATCTTTCATCAAGTGACCAACTTCAAAATGTTCTGGATTCACTGGCAGTTTATTCTAATCCATGTGGCATGAAGCAGGTATTAGTCCTTCGGTTTATGTAACACATTCTGCAAATTATCTTAAACTGCAAGATTAATGTAAAACTTTATCGCAGGGTAAGTATGTACTTCGCAAATCGTGCTGGAACGAATTGGACTTGTATCACCCCCGCTGGAATTCTAGGGAATTGCAAATTGCGGAGGAGAGATATTACCGTTTCTGCAAAACTTCTGCTCTTAATGCTCAGCTACCTCGGTGGACTCACGTTTTTAGCCCACTGAGAAGTATTTCTAACGTTGCAACCTCAAAGGCTGTCCTTCAGATTGTTCGTGCTGTTCTCTTTTATGCTGTTTACAGTGAAGCATCATCAGCATCACGCGCCCCTGATAATGTTCTCGTGACGGGTTTACATCTGCTTTGGTTGGCACTTGATATTTGTGAATCAGAAAGACAAGTACATGCCGACCAGTATGGCATGGATGTGGTGCAGCATGATGATGAATCATGGGTTGTTCTGTCATCGTACACAGAAGAGGCTTTTCCCATATTGACTTACTCTACTGAAGTAGTTTCCCCGGAGTCTGACAATGTaaagaaagaaagcatgttAACCCTACTTGTGTTGCTAATGCACAAATACAAAGAAGAGAATGATGCCACCTTTTCTGGATCCAAGTACTGTAATATTCCATCCCTAATTGAGAGCTTATTGAAGAAATTTGCCAAGTTAAGTAAGAAGTGCATGTTTACATTAAGACAAATGGCGCCACATGTAGTCCCATCTACACCAGACAGTTCCAGTATCAAAGAAAGCCTAGGAACTTCATCAGATCCCATGGAAAAGAAAGCAAAAGCACGTCAACACCAAGCTGCAATTATGGTAAGatgtttaattacaaaattcaTATATATTTAGTTACACATTAGACATGTCTCAGATAACCAATTACCAGCCTTATTTGAATGCGAGTTGTCTTTGTTGAATGAGCTTACCAAAAATAGACAACTTTATCAATTTTCTTTGTATATGTACTAGTTCTGCAGTTTCCTTGGTTTGGTGTTAATTTTGTTTTTACGGCTTGTAATGTCTACACTTATTTTGCACATGCTTAGGTTGTGAAGTTAGTGGTTTTGACCTTTTTCTAAGTTACATTAAGGCATTAAGCACAATTTTCTTCTATTGGACCCTATTTATTTTAGGCGAAGATGAGGGCAGAGCAGTCCAAATTTGCTGAAAGTATGAAGTCATCAGAAAACGAGGGGCATGATGTTCCAATGTTAGAGACAGATGTGTCCAGTTCAACTGGTGCGGTCTCTGAGGAGTCACTACCAGTTTGCTCCTTGTGCCGGGACTCGGACTCCAAAAGCCCTCTATGCTATTTGATTCTTCTTCAGGTAATCATTGTTGACTTGACATTATCTGGTGATACCTGATAGGTCTTAAAGTAGCAACTGTCCTTTCTGCATCATTTTGGCGTGTAATGTTTTCTGACTAGTGTTTGAATAGCATGTTGATGTGACTTAAGCTTTCTTATGTGTCCTACAATTCAGAAATCTCGGCTTGCAACTTTTGTTGAGATGGGTCATCCATCCTGGGATAATCCAACTCAAGCAAACAAGATGTCTGGATCAGTCAAGAAGGAAGATTCAACTGATTCCTTGGTCTCTGGTTCTTCAACTTCCGAGGAACTTGTCGATGACACGACAGTAGAGCCATCTTTTGATTTAGACAGCATGGAAGTTGATGCCTTTCTTGATTTTTCAAATGAGCAGCATCCACTAATTCGATATATATCGTCTTTCCCAAGTGGACATTGCAATGGCAATGCAGATGACACTGTCTCGCTTGAGGCAATTGAGGCTGATATTTACAACTCTATTTTAAATGATGTATTTGGATCCAGTAATGCACACATTCAGAATGCTGAGCAAACGTCGCCATCATCTGCTTCAAGTATCACAGTTGATTCCAAGAAAACCAGAAGCCCCAAGCGTTCTGTGCTGGGAACATATGTTAGTTGTCTATCAGCAAAACACCGCCATTCTTCACTCTATGATGTAGCTTCCAAATCTTCTGCCTCTGTTAGTACAAGAAACAAGTTTGGTCCGCTTCattgtgatggcatccacattTCTTCTTGTGGACATGCTGTACATCAGGAATGCCATGATCGGTATTTGTTCTCCTTGAAACAAAGGTATGCTGGGTTTTCCCCTTCAAATCCCTTTTGTTCAACTGTAACTATAGGCAggaaataaatattttacactTGTGCCCTTTGGGTAGCTGTTGTGTTTGAATGGTGATCCATCAGTTATATGAGTACAAATGCACACGATGGTTGACTTATAACCTTTGGATGATGCATTTAATTTATGGGCAATTAATTATTTGGCCATCAAATAAGTTCCAGTCTATGATTTGCCATCGAGCAAGTCAGGTTTCGCGCCAGCATCTGTATTCTAAATTTCTTCACTGCATGCCATTGCCGGATGGCTTGGTGTGATTTTTCTttgaattttaaaatcatgATGGTATGGAAATTGGACTTGTTTGATGGCAAATCATGAACTAGAATCTTCTCCTATGGTAGATTTTGGATTTATTCTTCAATGATCTTTCAGTACTCTATACAACTTGCTGTTTAGGAGCCTacttgaattaatatataacaCTGGCTGCACACCTCCTGTTGATTGATGCTTGCAGAAATTTGTAACTTATTTTCCCTTACAGATATGTCCGGAGACTTGGTTTTGAAGGTGGTCATATTGTCGATCCTGATCTGGTATGTATATTGTGTTTGAaacttgtcttttttttctttttgttgatcCTGTGCTTACACAGTGCTATGTGCAGGGAGAGTTGCTTTGTCCAGTATGTCGCAGATTTGCGAATTCCATTCTTCCAGCATCAACTGATTTCTCTAGTAAAACATTGAAGGGGAAACCATTTGTTGAAACCTTGACCCGTGAAGTTGTTATTACAACTACGTCACATCTAAATACAAGTCACTTACAGTTTCCTCGAGCACTATCACTTCTTGAAAGTGCTGGAAAAACTGTTGGACAAAGCAAGTTTCTAAAAGCTTTATCAGGGAAGCTTAATGATACTACAGAGTCAGCCCTAGAACCTTCTCTTCGAAGATTAGCCATGCTTTACTATCATCGTGGTCCCAGCGGTTTTTCAGCATCTGAAAGGAAAAGGCTCAATCCATCCTTGTTTCTCTGGGATACACTAAGGTACTCTGTGGTATCTACAGAAATTGCTTCTCGTGGTAGGATGTTAAACCAGTCTGCTGAGTCAAAGTCCTGCTTGGAATCTTTGCGTGGTGAACTGAATTCATCAAGTGGATTCATATTGTCCCTATTATTCCGTGTTGCTCACTCTGCACGAAATTTGAATCGTCTTGAGGTTCTTTTAAGGTTTGAAGGTATCCAACTATTAGCGGGGTCTATTTGCTCTTGCATTTCTGGTTATAAAGACGTTCTTAATGCTACTAAGCGAAAAGGTATATAGTGCACCCTTTCCCATTACTTTTTTTAATGTATTTACCTGCATGTTAGATGGTACTCTTTTCCTTTGTTTTGAAGTGTCCTATTAATCCCAGTTCTATCACAAATCATGACTTTTCTATTTCATTCAGTTTGGAATTTACAATATTTACAATTAATACAATATATTCAAATTCATGGATTCTTATATGTTAGTGATTTGATGATTGATATGTTGGTTCTTAATTGTTAGTGTTTGTAGAACGggttgattcttttttttttttggcagtgCTAC
This window encodes:
- the LOC101780151 gene encoding E3 ubiquitin-protein ligase PRT6, producing MAGIDAGEGAAAAPPEMSPEQRIEQKLILYGVPEEQLQEHQEGLLMYIEKHKEQIPDIVRLILSVGTDILEARKPSKKESSSSSSGDAYSESLSWLQWLMFNHEPEAMLQDLDRSSAGDRAVCGSVWGQSDLAYRCRTCENDPTCAICVPCFQNGNHKDHDYSIMYTGGGCCDCGDATAWKREGFCSKHKGAEQIKPLPEELAHSVGPVLDVLLQFWKEWICLVEPPPAKGDGSSSCKRVAEELTMSITNMMLQFCTCSESLLSFLSLRIRECQDLLDALIRSERLLDKKVAKKLHELLLKLISDPAFKYEFAKVFIRYYPVTFGEVIKGCNDSLLEEYPLMPTFSVQIFTVPTLTTRLVHEVNLLGVLLGCLTDLFLSCIGEDGRLQTNKWGNLFDASVRLLDDTRYVLSHEEVSKYVAYERPDLTRSWIKLLSLVQGMDPQKRVTSIHAEDENEHLSAPFVLGHYFGIVQNLLIKGAFSPPDQHESTDVTVCSSAINGMESAENQRHAKVGRVSQESSVSNLSIRDSSLSCGLPSPAAWLILQCLKAIESWLEPDIALRSKLSSLDPSSSDSRNFMASPEDRTSDKGTSSNTNIGVMGVKINEGSQPDGTADYRDVSSSPVHGNCDRMQIDQEEIPSASNRTGKGKMHDSSNTTDIELHPENAITYTLTDGSLLHAHPDSRIEELGILNTRGWPHVIFDVSSQETSFHIPLHRMLSLLLRKAMKKCFGEDARPDEHSVVQSCEFFSQVLRGCEPYGFASIVMEHPLRVRVFCAQVRAGMWRKNGDAAILSAEWYRSVQWLEQGLESDLFLLQCCAALSSPEFFVRTIQERFGLSSYTSLDLAEQNEYESVLMQEMLTFLIQLVKERRFCGLSTADNLKRELIYKLAIGDATHSQIVKSLPRDLSSSDQLQNVLDSLAVYSNPCGMKQGKYVLRKSCWNELDLYHPRWNSRELQIAEERYYRFCKTSALNAQLPRWTHVFSPLRSISNVATSKAVLQIVRAVLFYAVYSEASSASRAPDNVLVTGLHLLWLALDICESERQVHADQYGMDVVQHDDESWVVLSSYTEEAFPILTYSTEVVSPESDNVKKESMLTLLVLLMHKYKEENDATFSGSKYCNIPSLIESLLKKFAKLSKKCMFTLRQMAPHVVPSTPDSSSIKESLGTSSDPMEKKAKARQHQAAIMAKMRAEQSKFAESMKSSENEGHDVPMLETDVSSSTGAVSEESLPVCSLCRDSDSKSPLCYLILLQKSRLATFVEMGHPSWDNPTQANKMSGSVKKEDSTDSLVSGSSTSEELVDDTTVEPSFDLDSMEVDAFLDFSNEQHPLIRYISSFPSGHCNGNADDTVSLEAIEADIYNSILNDVFGSSNAHIQNAEQTSPSSASSITVDSKKTRSPKRSVLGTYVSCLSAKHRHSSLYDVASKSSASVSTRNKFGPLHCDGIHISSCGHAVHQECHDRYLFSLKQRYVRRLGFEGGHIVDPDLGELLCPVCRRFANSILPASTDFSSKTLKGKPFVETLTREVVITTTSHLNTSHLQFPRALSLLESAGKTVGQSKFLKALSGKLNDTTESALEPSLRRLAMLYYHRGPSGFSASERKRLNPSLFLWDTLRYSVVSTEIASRGRMLNQSAESKSCLESLRGELNSSSGFILSLLFRVAHSARNLNRLEVLLRFEGIQLLAGSICSCISGYKDVLNATKRKGSLPPMVDPGEEGPLFPDVQFWKQCADPVLAQDPFSSLMSTLFCLPVQFVSSAEFFIPFVHLFYIVCAIQALITCYGSETFDRSSFSDCLLNDVCKTMSGYDIAREYFVSKYIDPYCHPKDMVRRLTYPYLRRCALLWELLRSSATSPLYDNSNIWEGSHLYLNNSTQDGSSSLAMELNGISELEKLFQIQSLDLILRDESVHVLALKWSQHFCEDYSSRKYRGSLFSTPAVPFRLMQLPPVYQVLLERYIKMQCPDCGSVPDEPALCLLCGKLCSPSWKPCCRTGKCLNHASQCGAGVGIFLLVRKTTILLQRSARLAFWPSPYLDTFGEEDHEMQRGKPLYLSQERYTALTYLVASHSLDRTSEVLRQTTISFYGSGSD